The Nostoc sp. 'Lobaria pulmonaria (5183) cyanobiont' genome window below encodes:
- the thrC gene encoding threonine synthase, with protein sequence MTLSLSVATSHRQPWPGLIEAYREYLPVSEKTPIVTLLEGNTPLIPVPAIAERIGRQVRVFVKYDGLNPTGSFKDRGMTMAISKAKEAGAKAVICASTGNTSAAAAAYARRGGMNAFVLIPDGYVALGKLAQALLYGAEVLAIKGNFDQALEIVREMAECYPITLVNSVNPYRLEGQKTGAFEIVDALGDAPDWLCIPVGNAGNITAYWMGFCQYHQARKCDRLPRMMGFQAAGAAPLVHGQPVANPETLATAIRIGNPASWDLAIAAQTASQGNFHAVTDAEILDAYRLLAASEGIFCEPASAASVAGLLQVKDQIPTGATVVCVLTGNGLKDPDTAIKHNHSQFQQGIAAELGAVAEAMGF encoded by the coding sequence GTGACTTTGAGCCTGTCTGTTGCTACATCTCATCGCCAACCCTGGCCCGGATTGATAGAAGCCTATCGCGAATACTTGCCTGTCAGCGAAAAAACACCGATTGTCACTCTGTTGGAGGGCAATACACCTCTAATACCAGTGCCAGCGATCGCAGAACGCATTGGCAGACAAGTACGGGTTTTTGTAAAATACGACGGTTTGAATCCTACCGGCAGCTTCAAAGACCGGGGGATGACTATGGCGATTTCCAAGGCTAAGGAAGCAGGGGCAAAAGCAGTAATTTGTGCTAGCACGGGCAATACCTCAGCCGCCGCCGCCGCTTATGCCAGACGTGGGGGCATGAATGCCTTTGTACTGATTCCCGACGGTTATGTGGCGTTGGGCAAGTTAGCTCAAGCATTACTGTATGGCGCAGAAGTATTGGCAATTAAAGGTAATTTTGACCAAGCTTTAGAAATTGTCCGCGAGATGGCCGAATGCTATCCGATCACTTTGGTGAATTCGGTCAATCCCTACCGCCTAGAAGGACAGAAAACAGGAGCGTTTGAAATTGTCGATGCATTGGGTGATGCACCAGACTGGCTGTGTATTCCCGTGGGAAATGCCGGAAATATCACTGCATATTGGATGGGCTTTTGTCAATATCATCAAGCCAGAAAGTGCGATCGCCTACCCCGGATGATGGGATTCCAAGCCGCAGGTGCAGCCCCCTTAGTCCACGGTCAGCCAGTAGCAAATCCCGAAACCTTAGCGACAGCAATTCGCATTGGCAACCCTGCTAGTTGGGATTTAGCGATCGCGGCACAAACCGCCAGCCAGGGAAATTTCCACGCCGTTACCGATGCCGAAATCCTCGACGCTTATCGACTTTTGGCAGCATCAGAAGGTATCTTCTGCGAACCTGCTAGCGCTGCTTCTGTTGCTGGCTTGTTGCAGGTGAAAGACCAAATTCCCACAGGAGCGACAGTGGTTTGTGTCCTCACAGGCAATGGTCTAAAAGACCCAGATACAGCCATTAAACACAATCACAGTCAATTTCAACAGGGTATCGCGGCGGAACTGGGCGCAGTAGCTGAGGCAATGGGATTTTAG